From a region of the Alnus glutinosa chromosome 1, dhAlnGlut1.1, whole genome shotgun sequence genome:
- the LOC133855036 gene encoding binding partner of ACD11 1 — translation MTIRTVKVSNVSLGASERDIKEFFSFSGKIEYVEMQSEDERSQVANVTFKDSQGADTAVLLSGATIVDQPVTIALAPEYELPAAAASALPTETEDKVAGGSESAIRKAEDVVSSMLAKGFNLGKDAVNKAKTFDEKHQFTSTATAKVASLDQKIGLSEKVSAGTVLVTDKVREMDEKFQVSEKTKTALSAAEQTVSSAGSAIMKNRYVLTGASWVTGAFSKVTKAAGEVGQMTKEKVLAEEERGKKVEGSAQTRESESPKAAASEQPSKPAPAQGLIL, via the exons ATAAGAACAGTGAAAGTCAGCAATGTCTCCTTAGGTGCATCTGAGCGAGATATAAAGgagttcttttcattttctggcAAAATTGAATATGTTGAAATGCAAAG TGAGGATGAGAGGTCTCAAGTTGCAAATGTCACCTTCAAGGATTCCCAAGGGGCAGACACTGCTGTTCTTCTTTCG GGGGCAACAATTGTTGATCAGCCTGTTACCATTGCTCTGGCTCCAGAGTATGAGTTACCAGCAGCTGCTGCTTCCGCACTACCAACT GAAACGGAGGACAAAGTTGCAGGTGGTTCTGAGTCTGCTATTCGAAAGGCAGAGGATGTTGTCAGCAGCATGCTAGCCAAGGGCTTCAATTTGGGCAAGGATGCAGTTAACAAAGCAAAGACCTTTGATGAGAAGCACCAGTTCACTTCAACTGCCACGGCCAAAGTTGCTTCCCTGGACCAAAAGATTGGTCTCAGCGAGAAAGTTAGTGCCGGTACGGTACTGGTGACTGACAAAGTGAGGGAAATGGATGAGAAGTTCCAGGTTTCTGAGAAGACCAAGACTGCATTGTCAGCTGCTGAGCAGACAGTCAGTAGTGCTGGATCTGCCATCATGAAGAATCGTTATGTTTTAACTGGGGCTTCCTGGGTTACTGGTGCTTTCAGCAAGGTTACCAAGGCAGCAGGGGAAGTGGGGCAGATGACAAAGGAAAAGGTTTTAGCCGAGGAAGAACGGGGTAAAAAAGTGGAAGGCTCTGCTCAGACCCGTGAGTCTGAATCTCCAAAAGCTGCTGCTAGTGAGCAACCCTCCAAGCCTGCACCAGCACAGGGATTAATCCTCTGA